A single window of Candidatus Krumholzibacteriota bacterium DNA harbors:
- the bamA gene encoding outer membrane protein assembly factor BamA, with product MHLRIIASRRLVQFVLAILLLCGPGETGAADFGIELPTVRRILILGNRSFDDETLKKRMRTRESRFYHIFRKPRYRRDFLRRDVQTIAAFYEKNGFFDAQVSIESVERDEKDNEVTIRILVNEGPQTTVRSLSFEGFDLVSPRNVRKDLRLIEGAPYNPNLLENDRYAILRKHFELGYLGAVATWDASVDSTAVDIAWSVDSQEPVRIDAIAVGGNRKVREGLITRELTFERGEFFRLGEVLESKQNLYNTGYFTSVEIEPVDLDVRGGTVDLNLQVRERRMGFIETGFGVGNVQGSRVFAEWGQRNLLGSGLALNVESSYAFQLFPDNRFSFDELDLRNKFLRHEGQLNFPHVLGTWNTFSIGASYERDATVEPAIVKATSATATVSRRFSRQTTLLCSYVFERIRRFDVVDERESSRRRSLDLNFTRDTRDFYFNPAKGNYVTTQARYSGGFLGGDDEYWSLVAAYQSYRRLAAGTVLAWRVRAGYADPFGKSEEGGLPIESRFFAGGGNSVRGYKENSLGPLRDGNEPMGGRILLLTNLELRFPIPWLSRYNLGMAAFLDGGNVWRSLDEIRIDRFAPYGDEKENDALDYRTSVGFGFRLNTPVGPLRLDVGFPMKRTPEMDYDSWVHISLGQIF from the coding sequence ATGCATCTCCGTATCATCGCATCCCGACGGCTCGTCCAGTTCGTCCTGGCGATCCTGCTCCTCTGCGGACCGGGCGAGACCGGCGCCGCGGATTTCGGCATCGAGCTTCCCACCGTCCGGCGCATCCTCATACTCGGCAACCGGTCCTTCGACGACGAGACCCTCAAGAAGCGGATGCGCACGAGGGAATCGCGTTTCTACCACATCTTCAGGAAGCCCCGGTACCGCCGGGATTTCCTCCGCCGCGACGTGCAGACGATCGCCGCCTTCTACGAGAAGAACGGGTTCTTCGATGCCCAGGTCTCGATCGAATCGGTCGAGCGGGACGAGAAGGACAACGAGGTGACGATCAGGATACTCGTCAACGAGGGGCCGCAGACGACGGTCCGTTCGCTTTCCTTCGAGGGATTCGATCTCGTGAGCCCGCGCAACGTGCGGAAGGACCTGCGTCTCATCGAGGGGGCGCCCTATAACCCGAATCTCCTCGAGAACGACCGGTACGCCATACTGCGCAAGCACTTCGAACTCGGATACCTCGGCGCGGTCGCGACCTGGGACGCGTCGGTCGATTCGACGGCCGTCGATATCGCCTGGTCGGTCGATTCGCAGGAGCCCGTGCGGATCGACGCAATCGCGGTCGGCGGCAACCGCAAGGTCAGGGAAGGGCTCATCACCCGGGAGCTGACCTTCGAACGGGGCGAGTTCTTTCGTCTCGGCGAGGTGCTGGAGTCCAAGCAGAACCTCTACAACACGGGGTATTTCACATCGGTGGAGATCGAACCGGTCGACCTCGACGTACGGGGCGGCACCGTCGACCTGAACCTGCAGGTGCGCGAGAGGAGGATGGGCTTCATCGAGACGGGATTCGGCGTCGGGAACGTTCAGGGAAGCCGTGTGTTCGCGGAGTGGGGCCAGCGCAACCTCCTCGGCAGCGGACTCGCGCTGAACGTCGAGAGTTCCTACGCGTTCCAGCTCTTTCCGGACAACCGGTTCTCCTTCGACGAGCTCGATCTCAGGAACAAGTTCCTCAGGCACGAGGGACAGTTGAACTTCCCGCACGTCCTCGGCACGTGGAACACCTTCTCCATCGGCGCGTCGTACGAGCGGGACGCGACGGTCGAGCCGGCGATCGTCAAGGCGACGAGCGCGACGGCGACGGTCTCGAGGCGGTTCTCGCGGCAGACGACGCTCCTGTGCAGCTACGTGTTCGAGCGGATCAGGAGGTTCGATGTCGTTGACGAGCGGGAGAGTTCCCGCCGCCGGTCCCTCGATCTCAACTTCACGCGGGACACGCGCGATTTCTATTTCAATCCCGCGAAGGGGAACTACGTCACTACGCAGGCGCGCTACAGCGGCGGGTTCCTCGGCGGGGACGACGAGTACTGGTCGCTCGTCGCCGCCTATCAGAGCTACCGGCGGCTCGCCGCCGGAACGGTTCTCGCGTGGCGTGTCCGCGCCGGGTACGCGGATCCCTTCGGGAAGAGCGAGGAGGGTGGGCTGCCGATCGAAAGCCGATTCTTCGCCGGGGGCGGCAACTCGGTACGGGGCTACAAGGAGAACTCGCTCGGTCCCCTGCGGGACGGAAACGAGCCGATGGGAGGAAGGATCCTGCTCCTCACGAACCTCGAACTGCGTTTCCCGATCCCCTGGCTCTCCCGGTACAATCTCGGGATGGCCGCCTTCCTCGACGGCGGGAACGTCTGGCGTTCCCTCGACGAGATCAGGATAGACCGGTTCGCCCCGTACGGCGACGAGAAGGAGAACGACGCGCTCGATTACCGGACGAGCGTCGGCTTCGGGTTCCGTCTCAACACGCCGGTCGGTCCCCTGCGGCTCGACGTGGGGTTTCCCATGAAGCGGACCCCCGAGATGGATTACGATTCGTGGGTGCACATCAGCCTCGGACAGATCTTCTGA
- a CDS encoding 1-deoxy-D-xylulose-5-phosphate reductoisomerase — MARKRILILGSTGSIGRSAVQIAERAGAEMEIVGLAAGRNASELRRQLALFPGALFTMAGTEALDGLAGDPETAPRFRGAGDGALGDLIGECRPDLVLNALVGISGLEPTVAALDAGCDVALANKETLVTAGGLVTALAAERKAAIIPVDSEHFSLARCLHGYEADVDEIVLTASGGPFLGKSRDELGAVSIGDVLDHPTWRMGRKVTVDSATLVNKGLEVIEAHWLFGFPYDRISVVVHPQSIVHALVRLRDGSFIAHLAPPDMRLPILGAFRYPAIVDFPWKSLALDEIGRLEFLPVLKEYPAFELTLETARAGGTAPAVLNAADEVAVDAFLRGRIGFLEIVDWLEEALGAHRTAAVRKIEDVLAADRWTRDFLAARHAGAVTD, encoded by the coding sequence GAGATGGAGATCGTCGGCCTCGCCGCCGGGCGGAACGCGTCCGAGTTGCGGCGTCAGCTCGCCCTCTTCCCCGGCGCCCTGTTCACGATGGCCGGAACGGAGGCACTCGACGGGCTCGCCGGCGATCCGGAAACGGCGCCGCGCTTCCGCGGGGCGGGCGACGGGGCCCTAGGCGACCTTATCGGGGAGTGCCGGCCGGATCTCGTGCTGAACGCACTCGTCGGGATATCCGGCCTGGAGCCGACCGTCGCGGCCCTCGATGCGGGGTGCGACGTCGCCCTCGCGAACAAGGAGACCCTCGTGACGGCGGGGGGACTGGTCACCGCTCTCGCCGCGGAGCGGAAGGCGGCGATCATTCCGGTCGACAGCGAGCACTTCTCCCTGGCACGGTGCCTGCACGGCTACGAGGCGGATGTCGACGAGATCGTTTTGACCGCTTCGGGCGGACCCTTTCTCGGCAAAAGCCGTGACGAGCTCGGCGCCGTCTCGATCGGCGACGTGCTCGATCATCCGACATGGCGGATGGGACGGAAGGTGACGGTGGATTCGGCGACCCTCGTCAACAAGGGTCTCGAGGTGATCGAGGCGCACTGGCTCTTCGGTTTCCCCTACGACCGGATCTCCGTCGTCGTCCACCCGCAGTCGATCGTGCACGCGCTCGTCCGCCTGCGGGACGGATCGTTCATTGCTCATCTCGCGCCGCCCGACATGCGCCTGCCCATCCTCGGGGCGTTCCGCTATCCGGCGATCGTCGATTTCCCCTGGAAGAGCCTGGCGCTCGACGAGATCGGCCGGCTGGAATTCCTTCCCGTTCTGAAGGAGTATCCCGCCTTCGAGCTCACGCTCGAGACGGCCCGCGCGGGGGGGACGGCGCCGGCCGTGCTCAACGCGGCGGACGAAGTCGCCGTCGACGCCTTCCTGCGCGGGCGTATCGGATTCCTCGAGATCGTCGACTGGCTGGAGGAGGCTCTCGGGGCGCATCGAACCGCGGCGGTGAGAAAAATCGAGGATGTTCTCGCCGCCGATCGCTGGACACGGGATTTTCTTGCCGCCCGGCACGCGGGTGCCGTCACCGATTGA
- the rseP gene encoding RIP metalloprotease RseP produces the protein MLLTIVAFLFVLGIVVFVHEFGHFIVAKLNGIYVITFSFGFGPKLLRKRVGETEYAISALPFGGYVKFAGENPDEESEPEDGVPDLPEHRLYRHKHPLGKMSVVLAGPFMNALLAVLIYVLAGWFYGLYVNPATVVGAVVDGSPAAEAGFLPGDEILAVNGETFRFWDDIQRSVIFETGVPSSFLVRRGGNELALTATPVLDDSSGYWDLGLRAPLPSKVGNVKRDAPAWKAGMRAGATILAINDTTVTTYAELEEWIHPRPGVPMAFTWEQAGVVRTDTIVPAGIDAASEGEKLDVVKVGGIGIGPPYERVRLPFPDAFRHGMASVTGMLRSIVDFLVKLVTGHATVRTVGGPLRVGIMAGDMIRWGFDYLVYFIAFFSLNLAIFNMLPILPFDGGHFVIFAVEFATGRRMNQRVQNVMAQVGFVILIALIAFIFVMDIFNLFGR, from the coding sequence ATGCTGCTCACGATCGTCGCCTTCCTGTTCGTCCTGGGCATCGTCGTATTCGTGCACGAGTTCGGCCATTTCATCGTCGCGAAGCTGAACGGCATCTACGTGATCACCTTCTCGTTCGGATTCGGCCCCAAACTGCTGCGAAAGCGCGTCGGAGAGACCGAATACGCGATCTCGGCCCTCCCCTTCGGCGGATACGTCAAGTTCGCCGGCGAGAATCCAGACGAGGAGAGCGAGCCCGAGGATGGCGTGCCCGATCTGCCCGAGCATCGGCTCTACCGGCACAAGCATCCTCTCGGGAAGATGAGCGTCGTCCTCGCCGGGCCGTTCATGAACGCCCTGCTCGCCGTCCTGATCTACGTCCTCGCGGGCTGGTTCTACGGCCTGTACGTCAATCCCGCGACGGTCGTCGGGGCGGTCGTCGATGGGTCGCCGGCGGCCGAGGCCGGATTCCTCCCGGGCGACGAGATCCTCGCCGTCAACGGCGAGACCTTCCGCTTCTGGGACGACATCCAGCGTTCCGTGATCTTCGAGACGGGCGTTCCGTCCTCCTTCCTCGTCCGGCGCGGCGGAAATGAACTGGCGCTCACCGCGACTCCCGTCCTCGACGACTCCTCGGGGTACTGGGATCTCGGCCTCCGGGCCCCCCTGCCGTCGAAGGTCGGCAACGTCAAGCGGGATGCCCCGGCGTGGAAGGCGGGGATGCGGGCCGGCGCGACGATACTCGCGATCAACGACACGACGGTGACGACCTACGCCGAACTCGAGGAGTGGATACACCCGCGCCCGGGCGTGCCGATGGCCTTCACGTGGGAACAGGCCGGGGTGGTTCGCACCGACACGATCGTGCCGGCGGGGATCGATGCCGCCTCGGAGGGAGAGAAACTCGACGTGGTGAAGGTGGGAGGGATCGGTATCGGGCCGCCGTACGAGCGGGTCAGGCTGCCCTTCCCCGACGCCTTCCGCCACGGCATGGCGTCGGTCACGGGGATGCTCCGCTCGATCGTCGATTTCCTCGTGAAGCTCGTCACCGGTCACGCGACCGTGCGGACGGTCGGCGGGCCGCTGCGCGTGGGCATCATGGCGGGCGACATGATCCGGTGGGGATTCGACTACCTCGTCTATTTCATCGCCTTCTTCTCGCTGAACCTGGCGATCTTCAACATGTTGCCGATCCTGCCCTTCGACGGGGGGCATTTCGTCATCTTCGCCGTGGAGTTCGCGACGGGGCGGCGAATGAATCAGCGGGTGCAGAACGTCATGGCGCAGGTGGGTTTCGTCATCCTGATCGCCCTGATCGCGTTCATCTTCGTGATGGATATCTTCAATCTCTTCGGCAGGTGA